From the Penaeus vannamei isolate JL-2024 chromosome 37, ASM4276789v1, whole genome shotgun sequence genome, the window aatatatatatataatatatatatatattatatatattatatatagtatatatatatattatatatatatcatatatatatatatatatatattatatatattatatatatatatatattatatacatatatatatatatatatatatatatatatatatatatatgtatatatatttatatgtttatatatatatatatgtatgtatatatgtatatatatatatgtatatatatttatatgtttatatatatatatatgtatgtatatatgtatatatatatatatgtatatatatatgtatatatatatatgtatatatatatatatatgtatatatatatgtatatatatatctatatatatatgtatatatatatgtatatatatgtatatatatatgtatatatatatgtatatatatatgtatatatatgtacatatatatgtatgtatatatatgtatatatatatatgcatatatatatatatttatatatatatatatatatatatatatatatatatatatatatatatattatgtatatatatatattatgtatatatatatattatgtatacatatatatttatttatatatatttatatatatattgtatatatatacatatatatatataaatatatatatattatatatatattatatttatataaatatatatattatatatatatattatatattatatatatatatatatattatatatatattatatatataaatatatatatattatatatatatatatatatattatatatatatatatatattatatatatatatacatatatgtatgtatatgtatatatatatatatatatatatatatatatatatatatatatatatatatatatatatatatatatatatatatatatatatatatatattatatatgtatatatatatatattatatatgtatatatatattatatatgtatatatatattatatatgtatatatatatattatatatatatatgtatatatatatattatatatatatatatataatatattatatatgtatatatatatatatattatatatatgtatatatatatattatatatgtatatatatattatatatgtatatacatatatatattatatgtatatatatattatatatatatatatattatatatatattatatatatatatatattatatatatatatattatatatatataatatatataatatatataatatatatataatatatatattatatatattatatatatatcatatatatataaatattatatatatatattatatatatataattattttatatatatatatattatatatatatattatatatatattatatatatatattataaatatatattttttgtatatatatatatattttctatatatataaatatattatatatatatatattatatatatatataattatatatattatatatatatatataatatatattatgtatatatatatatattatgtatatgtatatatatatatattatgtatgtatatatatatatatatataatatatataatatatataatatatatatatattatatatatattatatatataatatatatatataatatatatatatattatatatataatatatatatatattatatatataatatatatataatatatatatataatatatatattatatatatatgtatatatacacatacatacacagatatatatatatatatatatatatatatatatatatgtattatgtttatgtatattgtatatatcaatatatattatatatatatatcatatatatatattatatatatattatatatattatatatacattatatatacattatatacaaatatatatatatatatatatatatatatatattgtatattatatatattatatatattatatatattatatatacattatatatacattatatatatatatatatatatatatatatatatatatatatatacatagatatatattatatacatagatatatattatatacatatatatatatatatatatatgtatgtattatatacatgtatataatacatatatatgtatataatatatatctatgtatataatatatatctatgtatataatatatatatatgtagataatatatatatatgtatataatatatatatatatatatatatatatatatatatatttgtatataatatatatataatgtatatataatatatataatatatatatatattatatatatatatatatacatatatatatatatatatatatatatatatatatatatatattatatacatatatattttatatatatatatatatatatatatatatatatatatatatattatatacatatatatattatatatatatgtattatatacaaatatatatatatatatatatatatatatatatgtgtgtgtgtgtgtgtgtgtgtgtgtgtgtgtgtgtgtgtgtgtgtgtgtgtgtgtgtgtgtgtgttcatattcgtatgtgtgtgcgtgtataacatATTTGTGACCGATTCCATGTAGGAAGGGTTTAGGCGTGTACGAGGAGGGATGCGGGACAGAAGAGAAATATTTGAATctactattattttattgatcAGCTGACTCAAGTTCATTTAGtttagacaataaataaataaataagacggcGAGAAACCGACGAGCCGGGACCTCGCCACCCCCGACGCTCTGACTCAGACGGCTCGAGACCCACCGGAGGTCTGCGAAAAGGCGACGTTGTTAGTCCGTGTTTTCGtgcaattgttatcatttcacAACTTACTTTTCTCGTGTTTTcgtgcaattattatcattttacaacGTACTCTTCTCTATGGCTGGTCTTGACGTTTACGGACTCGGTCTAGTTTGTGCGCCAAGGTTCGTTTGTTTGGGTTTAGCTTCAAATGTCAGGACGTTTTTACTTACTAGTGATTGTGTGCTTCAGGTGCCTCGTACGCGGTTGACGGACCGGCAGGGGACTGGTGATGTTGGGGATGCTGTTGCTGctgatgctgctgttgctgctgatgcTGCTGTGCCTGTTGGGCTTGCTGGTGTTGTAGCTGCTGATGCTGCTGTGCCTGTTGGGCTTGCTGGTGTTGTTGGGCGAGCTGGTATTGGTGGTATTGCTGCTGCTGAGCGAGCTGGTACTGTTGCAGAGCTTCTTGGTACTGCTGTTGCTGGGCTTGTTGGTACTGCTGCCTCTGCGCTTCCAAATTACTGAaacgtatttgttgttgtttgttattattgttgttatacttgATATGTATAACCGTATTTTTTGttgcttgttattattgttgttatacttgATATGTATAACCTATATCTTTTATATACGTAATAATGTTGTTGCATTTGTACCAGTAATAATCATTTTAAGCAATCATTTCTCTAAAGTAATTAATCCACACATCAAAACACCAAGAGAAACCACTCACGCGTTGAAGTTGAAGAACTTGCTGGGCAGAGAGAGCTTGGGTTCCGTCACGAACTCCGGCTTGAAGACCGGGAAGGGCTTCACGAACTGCACGGGCTCCAGCTTGGGGTAAGGGATGTAGATGGGCACCTGCGAAGAAGGGAGAATCaaaggggggaaaagaacaaACCAGGGGCAGATCACggggcgaaagaagagagaaggaatattgTTACAGCTTAAATGAGCACAAAGAAAgccagtgaaaaaagaaagaaaatgttgctTCAAGCAGCTTTTCTTCAACTTGTGGTTCTCGCCATCCTTCCGCGAAGGGAGGGAAACGAAAGGGAGGATTTGCAAGATATCTCAGGAATACAGGAATTCTATCGTGTGGTGGTGATGGGCTTCGTGGCAACACAATGACAAGGACCCGCCTGTTGCTGCATTATGCCGTGTGAATAAATAGTTACATACATTTGCTTTGAGGCGGTGTGCGTATCCATTCGCTCGAAACGAGATCTTTTAAACGCAAACGAACTGTTTTCCAAAACCTATGGGCTTACAAACGACGATAAAATCACCTCATCTCACCTCTTTAATGACGGGCTTGATTGACGGTTTGGGCCAAGGACTGGCTGGCTGTGGTTGCTGGGACCAGGGGTCCGCAGGCTGCGCCCAAGCGCCTGCGGTCCAGGGATCAGCCTGCGCCTCCTTCTTGAAGAGGTCGAAGAAGAGGGCCTGTGAGGAGGCCACGGAGCCAAGGATAAGGACGGCCATGAACTAGAAGGGGAAAAAACTCATGGTTATTACGAGGCAATATTATTTCAGAAGCATACacagatgatgatatatgtacaagcattactctctctctctctctctctctctctatatatatatatatataatattattttgctAAAGTATAACGTCCACCCCCAACAAAACAGAAATTCCAAGTAAATGCCAACTTCCATCACAAAACTTACTATCTTCATCTCGGCGGTGTAGTGGGTAGAACTTAGACGGAGGTAAGAACGATACCTTGCTTGAACTGCGTCGGGTGAGACACTGATGTCCTGACGTCGGGAGGGCTGCCTTCTATACCCCGGTCCTCGCCGCTCCACTGATTCCAGGTCAGGGGATTCCAGACCTCAAGCTGCGACTTGGTATCAAACGAGAGGACTGCTCGCTCACTTCCGGTAGTCACACGCCAGAGAGCCGGGCTACAGCGGGTGACACGCCCATTCTAGGGCAAAAGCCACGAATTAAGTCGTATTGTTCAAAGGCGATTCCTGAAAGTCGCGTCGGAACCCTGCGTCAGAGGACAGACCAGCAGCCTCGAGGGTAATGATGGGAGTCGACGAGGTCTGATTGTTTCATGACCATTACGACACACAAGCTTCAGTAACGAAACCTGGGTCGAACATGTGCTACAAAGTGTATAGGAATATGGAAAAGCTATAACGCGCTCGTGCGTTTTCCGAAACGATATGTAATTGTAATTTACCAAATGACGTCGTTTGGAAGACGGGAAGCAACGATATTGATCTCCTCCTGTGACGCGAAGACCCACTGAAACCGACAATTTTAGCATTTGGGACGATTTTCCTGTctttgtcttatatatatctatatataaatatatagatagatagatagatatgtgtgtgtgtgtgtgtgtgtatctatatgtatgtaaacaaatatgtatatacatgtatgtatatatatatatgtgtgtgtgtgtgtgtgtttgtgtgtaggggagAATGGgtggatatgtgtttgtttatatatatatatatatatatatatatatatatatatatatatatatatatatatatatatgtatatatatgtatatatataatatatatatatgtatatatataatatatatatatgtatatatatatgtatatatataatatatatatatatatgtatatatatgtgtatatatatatatatatatatatacatacatacacacatacatatgtgtttatatacatgaataaatatgtgtgtgtgtgtgtgtccatgtgggcgtgtgtggctgtgtgtgtgtgggtgtttaggcgtgtatacacatttgtatgtgtgtgtgtgtcacacacagaTTCTACTTTTATTGGTAATGCTGAATACACGATTCGCAAACGTATGAAAAAATTATATAGTAGAACCTGATCTTTCTGAACAATGAGATTTGATCGACGTGTGGCATCTGACTCCTTATCATGAGTTTGGAATCTGTGAGGggttttacacagacacacactcagtatcttaatgtatgtaggcctatacacacacgtacatatccaGGAATGCATGTGGACGGATGGATATATCTGTATGATTGTGCATCCATGTGCGCATATGAAATGGTACCTTGATCCTCCTGACACATGAAATCATTTG encodes:
- the LOC113824318 gene encoding putative uncharacterized protein DDB_G0268364 isoform X1 produces the protein MKIFMAVLILGSVASSQALFFDLFKKEAQADPWTAGAWAQPADPWSQQPQPASPWPKPSIKPVIKEVPIYIPYPKLEPVQFVKPFPVFKPEFVTEPKLSLPSKFFNFNANLEAQRQQYQQAQQQQYQEALQQYQLAQQQQYHQYQLAQQHQQAQQAQQHQQLQHQQAQQAQQHQQQQQHQQQQHPQHHQSPAGPSTAYEAPEAHNH
- the LOC113824318 gene encoding putative uncharacterized protein DDB_G0268364 isoform X2, whose protein sequence is MKIFMAVLILGSVASSQALFFDLFKKEAQADPWTAGAWAQPADPWSQQPQPASPWPKPSIKPVIKEVPIYIPYPKLEPVQFVKPFPVFKPEFVTEPKLSLPSKFFNFNANLEAQRQQYQQAQQQQYQEALQQYQLAQQQQYHQYQLAQQHQQAQQAQQHQQLQHQQAQQAQQHQQQQQHQQQQHPQHHQSPAGPSTAYEAPEAHNH